The genomic window CGGGTGCCAGGCGGTGACGTCACCGTCACCGTCACCGACGCCACCAGCTTCCTGCGCGGTCCGTCGGTACTGGTGGCACACGGCGAACTGAGTGAGGAATGGTGGCGGTCCCAGCAGCGTTAATTCAGGTGCGCGACACCGATTTTGCGTGCAACATTGCAAGTTGCCTATGAATCAACCAGAGAGACATCCCGAAATTCCTTATTCCACTGCGCCGGCTGCCGAACCGAGCACCGGCGAACTCGCCTTAGAAGACCGCTCGGCGCTGCGCCGTGTCGCGGGGTTGTCGACCGAACTGGCCGACATCTCCGAGGTCGAATACCGCCAGCTACGACTCGAGCGAGTCGTGCTTGTCGGCGTCTGGACCGACGGCACCGCCGCCGAGAACCAGGCGAGCCTCGCCGAGCTTGCCGCCCTGGCCGAGACCGCCGGATCACAGGTCCTCGAAGGCCTCATCCAGCGCCGCGACAAGCCCGATCCATCGACCTACATCGGATCGGGCAAGGCTGCCGAACTGCGCCAAGTGGTCGTCGCGACCGGCGCCGACACCGTCATCTGCGACGGCGAGCTCTCACCGGCCCAACTGACCGCGCTGGAGAAGGCCGTCAAGGTCAAGGTCATCGACCGCACCGCGCTGATCCTGGACATCTTCGCCCAGCACGCGACCAGCCGCGAAGGCAAGGCCCAGGTGGCGCTGGCCCAGATGGAGTACATGCTGCCCCGGCTGCGCGGTTGGGGTGAGTCGATGTCACGGCAGGCCGGTGGCCGCGCCGGCGGCAGCGGCGGCGGAGTAGGGCTGCGTGGTCCCGGTGAAACCAAGATCGAGACCGACCGGCGCCGCATCCGCGAACGGATGTCCAAGCTGCGCCGCGACATCAAGGCGATGAAGCAGGTCCGCGACACCCAGCGCAGCCGCCGGTTGCACAGCGACATGCCGTCGATCGCCATCGTCGGCTACACCAACGCGGGCAAATCGAGCATCCTCAACGCCCTCACCGATGCCGGTGTGCTGGTGCAGGACGCCCTGTTCGCCACCTTGGAGCCCACCACTCGCCGCGCCGCGTTCGAGGACGGCCGGCCGTTTGTGCTGACCGACACCGTCGGGTTCGTCCGTCACCTGCCCACCCAACTGGTCGAGGCGTTCCGGTCCACGCTGGAAGAGGTCCTCGACGCCGATCTGCTGGTACACGTCGTCGACGGGTCCGACGTCAACCCGTTGGCACAGGTCAGCGCGGTGCGGCAGGTCGTCTCCGAGGTCGTCGCCGACCACAACGGCGAAGCGCCGGCCGAACTGCTGGTCGTCAACAAAGTCGACGCCGCAAGCGACCTTATGCTCGCCCAGCTGCGGCACGAGCTGCCCGGCGCGGTGTTCGTCTCCGCCCGGACCGGGGACGGTATCGCAGGGTTGCGGCGACGCATGGCCGAGCTTGCCGTTCCCACCGACACCGCCGTGGACGTGGTGATCCCGTACGACCGCGGCGACCTGGTGGCCCGAGTGCACGCCGATGGCCGCGTGCAGGAAGCCGAGCACAACTCCCACGGCACCCGGATCAAGGCCCGAGTGCCCGTGGCCCTGGCCGCCAGCCTGCAGCAATACGCCACCTAGCCGACGAGCCGCGACGCGCGGACGCCGGCTCCCGCTGCGCCCGCTGCCGACCAACCGTCTGGTTGGTATATCTTGGGCGGCAGAGATCGCTTCGATTGATTAGCCGGAGGTCGTAGGCATGGGCAGTGCCGTCAAATACCAGCGCACTCTTTTCGAACCCGAGCACGACTTGTTCCGCGAGTCTTACCGTGGCTTCCTGGAGCGCCACGTCGCCCCGTACCACGACGAGTGGGAGAAGGCCAAGATCGTCGACCGCGGCGTGTGGCTCGAGGCCGGCAAACAAGGCTTCCTGGGCATGGCGGTGCCCGAAGAGTACGGCGGCGGCGGCGACCCCGACTTCCGGTACAACACCATCATCACCGAAGAAACCACCGCCGGACGCTTCAGCGGGATCGGTTTCGGCCTGCACAATGACATCGTCGCGCCCTACCTGCTGGCGCTGGCCACCGAAGAGCAGAAGCAGCGCTGGCTGCCCAAGTTCTGCACCGGTGAACTCATCACCGCGATTGCCATGACCGAGCCGGGCACCGGTAGCGACTTGCAGGGCATCAAGACCCGCGCCGTCAAGCAAGGTGACCACTACGTGCTCAACGGGTCAAAGACGTTCATTACCAACGGAATCAACGCCGATCTGGTTCTGGTTGTCGCCCAAACCGACCCGGAGAAGGGTGCGCAGGGCTTCTCGCTGCTCGCCGTTGAGCGCGGCATGGACGGTTTCGAACGCGGCCGACACCTGGACAAGATCGGCCTGGACGCCCAGGACACCGCCGAACTGTCGTTCACCGACGTGCATGTTCCGGCCGAAAACCTGCTCGGCCAGGAGGGCATGGGCTTCATTTACCTGATGCAGAACCTGCCGCAGGAACGCATCTCGATCGCCATCATGGCCGCCGCCGCGATGGAGACGGTGCTCGAGCAAACGCTGCAGTACACCAAGGAGCGCAAGGCGTTCGGCAGATCCATCGGCAACTTTCAGAACAGCCGGTTCGTGCTGGCCGAGTTGGCCACCGAGGCCACCGTGGTGCGCATGATGGTCGATCAGTTCATCGCGTTGCACCTGGAGGGAAAGCTGACCGCCGAGCAGGCCGCCATGGCCAAGTGGTACTCGACCGAGAAGCAGGTCCACCTGATCGACCGCTGCCTGCAGCTGCACGGCGGATACGGCTACATGCGCGAATACCCGGTGGCCCGCGCCTATCTCGATGCCCGGGTGCAGACCATTTACGGCGGCACCACCGAGATCATGAAAGAGATCATCGGCCGCAGCCTCGGCGTGTGACGCCTGCGGTGGGCCTACCCGTGTGCCTCGTGCGCGTCGTGGGCGCGCTGCCGTAACTGGGTCAGTTCGGCTTCCTGCTCGATCTCGATGCGGAATTTCATTGGCAGCAAGTCGATTTCGCGCTCGGCGTCCAGAAATTCGGCGAACAGTTTCTCGCGTTCGGCACGGTCGGCTTCAGGGTGCAGATCGAGGTATTCCACGGCGTGCCTGCGGGCGCGCGATGCGGCGTTCTGCTTACGCCCGCGCCCGGAGAACAGCGACGCCACGGCGGTGATCACCAAAACGACAACGATGACCGTCAACGATATCGCCGTACTCACTTCCACCACCGGCACCGGATTGCCATGGTTGATGAAGGGAATGTTGTTGTCGTTCAGGGCTTCCAGCATGAGCTTGATGCCGATGAAGCCGAGAATCGCGGCCAGGCCGTAGGACAGATAGATCAGTCGGTCCAACAAGTTGTCCAGCAGGAAGTACAGCTGACGCAAGCCCAGTAGCGAGAACGCGGTAGCGGCGAAGATCAGGTAGACGTTTTGAGTCAGGCCGAACATTGCCGGTACCGAATCGAATGCGAAGAGCACGTCGCTACCACCGACGGCGACCATCACCAACAGCAATGGGGTCATCACCCGCTTGCCGTTCTCGGTGATCACCAACCGGTCACCGTCATAGTGCTCTGAGGTCCGCAGGAACCGGTTGGCCAGGCGAATGATCACATTGTCGGCGTTGCGGCTCTCGGCCCCTTCGGGTTTGACGAGGTTGCCGGCCATGACCAGCAGCGCCAGCCCGAACAAATAGAAGGCCATGTTGAAGTTGTCGATGAGCGCTGCGCCGAGCACGATGAAGACGGTGCGCGCGACCAGAGCGAACGCGATGCCGAAGAGCAGAACCTTTTGCTGGGCTACCCGGGGTACCGCGAAGCTGCTCATGATCACCAGGAACACGAACAAGTTGTCCACCGACAGCGCTTCATTACTCAGATAACCGGCGAAATACTCGATGGCCATGCCGGTGGTGCCGAAGACGGCGACCCCGACGCCGAACACGATCGCGATGCCGATATAGATGCCAGACCAGATTGCCGCTTCACGTAGCGTCGGCACGTGGGTATCGCGGACGTGGAAGAAGTAATCGAAGAAAAGCAGGCCCGCGATCATGACGATCGTGAAGGCCCAGACAACTCCGGAAACACCCATCGCTGCTGGGTTTCCTCTCAGGGCATCGGTCCGGCGGCGGTCTTCGGCACGGTATCCCACCCGCTCATAGGGGCGCACCTCGGTGGTTCCCGCGGCGCGCGCGGTCCGGCATCATTTCGACATCGGCTGGGTATCCGTTTCCGTAATATTTTTGATTTGGCTTCGCATTTGTCGCTCGCCATAGCAAAGTTGTGCGCGCCTGGCGACGATGCGGATCGTAACTGGGTCACGGCCCACGGCGGGAAAACCGCCGGCTCGCAAGGCGGGCAGGGCAGCGGCTGGGAGGCTTGGTGAGCGGGCAGAGAGGTCAATTGAGCAGGCTGGTCGGACGGGCACTGGTCAGCTTGGCGGCTACCGCCGTGCTGGCCGTATTCGCTGCACCCACCGTGGCGGCATCTCCGATCGGCGACGCGGAAGCGGCCATGATGGCGGCTTGGGACAAGGCCGGCGGCGACACTTCAACTCTCGGCGCCCGCAAGGGCGACGTCTACCCCGTGGGCGACGGGTTCGCGCTCGACTTCGACGCCGGCAGAATGTTCTTCACTCCCGCCACCGGCGCCAAGTACATGTACGGCCCGATCCTCGACAAGTACCAAGCACTGGGCGGGCCGGACGGCAGCGATCTGGGATTCCCGACCATCAACGAGGTACCCGGCTTGGCCGGCCCGGACAGTCGGGTCAGTACCTTCTCCGCCAGCGACAACCCGGTCATTTTCTGGACGCCCGACCACGGCGCGTTCGTGGTGCGCGGCGCGCTCAACGCCGCCTGGGACAAATTGGGCAGCTCCGGGGGTGCGATCGGCGTTCCGGTGGGTGACGAAACCTACGACGGCGAGGTCACCTCGCAGAAGTTCAGCGGCGGTGACATCAGCTGGAACAGAAAGACCAAACAGTTCAGCACCACTCCGCCGGCCCTGGCCGATCAGCTCAAGGATTTGCAGGTTGCCATCGACCCCACCGCGGCCATCAATATGGCGTGGCGCGCCGCTGGCGGCGCCACCGGCCCCTTGGGCGCCAAGAAGGGCGGCCAGTATCCGATCGGCGGGGACGGGTTAGCGCAGGACTTCGCCGGCGGCAAGGTGTTCTTCAGCCCCGCTACCGGTGCCAACGCCGTCGAAAGCGACATCCTGGCGAAGTACGAGTCGCTGGGCGGACCGGTGAGCAGCGACCTGGGTTTCCCGATCGCCAACGAGGCGGACGGCGGCATCGGGCCGGCCAGTCGGGTGGCGACGTTCTCCGCCGCCGACAAGCCGGTGATTTTCTGGACGCCAGATCATGGCGCGTTCGTCGTGCGCGGGGCCATCAAGGCCGCGTGGGACAAGCTCAAAGGAGCCAGCGGGAAGCTGGGCGCACCGGTCGGTGACCAGACCGTCGACGGCGACGTGATCGCCCAGAAGTTCACCGGCGGCAAGATCGCGTGGAACCGCGCGAAGAACACGTTCAGCACGGATCCGGCCAACCTGGCACCACTGCTGTCCGGCCTGCAGGTGTCCGGGCAGAACCAGCCCAGCGCGTCGACTCCACCGCCGCACGGCAAGACGTTCACCTGGCACTGGTGGTGGCTGGCAGCCGCCGTCCCGGTGCTGCTGCTGATCGTCATGTCGGTACTGGTGATCAACGGGATGCGCCGGCGACGAGCGCGGCAGGACACGGCCGTCCCCGCCTACCCGCCCGACCTGGACGCTTATGCACGGGAACCGGAGCCGGCCGCCGGATACGAGCCGGATCCCGAGGGCCGCTGGTCACACGACGACCTGGACTACGGTTCGGAACGTTTCCCGCTGAGCGACGACAATCCGCCCGAGCAGGCGGCCGAAGACGCCGAGGTGGTGCCGCGGGTCAGCTGGCGCCGGGGCGCTGACGGGCCGCCGGAGGAGCCGGAGCCGGTACCGAGCGGCGGCGCCTATGGCACCGACTCCGAGCAACACTTCGAGTCCCAAGACGACGAAGATCCCGACTCGGTGGACACCACACCCATCCGCCCGGTGACCCAAGCCGACTTGGCCGAGCCGATCTCTTTCGAGCCGCACGTGCCGGAGACCGCCGCCCCGGAAGCCTTCGCCGTTCCGGAAACCGTCGTGGCCGAGGTGGTCGTTCCCGAAACTCAGCTGCCCGAATCCGACGTTCCAGAAGCCGCCCGACCCGATGTTGCGGCTGACGACGATCTGGCGGACTCGGCGTTCCCCGACACCTTCTATGCGAGTGACTCGCGCACCGAGTCCCTCGTGCTGGACAGCGCCGCGGCCGACGGGGCGAACGCCGCTGCTGAGGGCCGCGGCGGCCGGCATGCAGCCGCCGACCCCGACATCGATGCCGTTGAAGAAGGCGGGCAAGGGGCCAACGAATACGGCGGGCAGACCCAAGTCGCCGCCG from Mycobacterium kubicae includes these protein-coding regions:
- the hflX gene encoding GTPase HflX, with translation MNQPERHPEIPYSTAPAAEPSTGELALEDRSALRRVAGLSTELADISEVEYRQLRLERVVLVGVWTDGTAAENQASLAELAALAETAGSQVLEGLIQRRDKPDPSTYIGSGKAAELRQVVVATGADTVICDGELSPAQLTALEKAVKVKVIDRTALILDIFAQHATSREGKAQVALAQMEYMLPRLRGWGESMSRQAGGRAGGSGGGVGLRGPGETKIETDRRRIRERMSKLRRDIKAMKQVRDTQRSRRLHSDMPSIAIVGYTNAGKSSILNALTDAGVLVQDALFATLEPTTRRAAFEDGRPFVLTDTVGFVRHLPTQLVEAFRSTLEEVLDADLLVHVVDGSDVNPLAQVSAVRQVVSEVVADHNGEAPAELLVVNKVDAASDLMLAQLRHELPGAVFVSARTGDGIAGLRRRMAELAVPTDTAVDVVIPYDRGDLVARVHADGRVQEAEHNSHGTRIKARVPVALAASLQQYAT
- a CDS encoding acyl-CoA dehydrogenase family protein is translated as MGSAVKYQRTLFEPEHDLFRESYRGFLERHVAPYHDEWEKAKIVDRGVWLEAGKQGFLGMAVPEEYGGGGDPDFRYNTIITEETTAGRFSGIGFGLHNDIVAPYLLALATEEQKQRWLPKFCTGELITAIAMTEPGTGSDLQGIKTRAVKQGDHYVLNGSKTFITNGINADLVLVVAQTDPEKGAQGFSLLAVERGMDGFERGRHLDKIGLDAQDTAELSFTDVHVPAENLLGQEGMGFIYLMQNLPQERISIAIMAAAAMETVLEQTLQYTKERKAFGRSIGNFQNSRFVLAELATEATVVRMMVDQFIALHLEGKLTAEQAAMAKWYSTEKQVHLIDRCLQLHGGYGYMREYPVARAYLDARVQTIYGGTTEIMKEIIGRSLGV
- a CDS encoding TerC/Alx family metal homeostasis membrane protein; this encodes MGVSGVVWAFTIVMIAGLLFFDYFFHVRDTHVPTLREAAIWSGIYIGIAIVFGVGVAVFGTTGMAIEYFAGYLSNEALSVDNLFVFLVIMSSFAVPRVAQQKVLLFGIAFALVARTVFIVLGAALIDNFNMAFYLFGLALLVMAGNLVKPEGAESRNADNVIIRLANRFLRTSEHYDGDRLVITENGKRVMTPLLLVMVAVGGSDVLFAFDSVPAMFGLTQNVYLIFAATAFSLLGLRQLYFLLDNLLDRLIYLSYGLAAILGFIGIKLMLEALNDNNIPFINHGNPVPVVEVSTAISLTVIVVVLVITAVASLFSGRGRKQNAASRARRHAVEYLDLHPEADRAEREKLFAEFLDAEREIDLLPMKFRIEIEQEAELTQLRQRAHDAHEAHG
- a CDS encoding LGFP repeat-containing protein, which produces MSGQRGQLSRLVGRALVSLAATAVLAVFAAPTVAASPIGDAEAAMMAAWDKAGGDTSTLGARKGDVYPVGDGFALDFDAGRMFFTPATGAKYMYGPILDKYQALGGPDGSDLGFPTINEVPGLAGPDSRVSTFSASDNPVIFWTPDHGAFVVRGALNAAWDKLGSSGGAIGVPVGDETYDGEVTSQKFSGGDISWNRKTKQFSTTPPALADQLKDLQVAIDPTAAINMAWRAAGGATGPLGAKKGGQYPIGGDGLAQDFAGGKVFFSPATGANAVESDILAKYESLGGPVSSDLGFPIANEADGGIGPASRVATFSAADKPVIFWTPDHGAFVVRGAIKAAWDKLKGASGKLGAPVGDQTVDGDVIAQKFTGGKIAWNRAKNTFSTDPANLAPLLSGLQVSGQNQPSASTPPPHGKTFTWHWWWLAAAVPVLLLIVMSVLVINGMRRRRARQDTAVPAYPPDLDAYAREPEPAAGYEPDPEGRWSHDDLDYGSERFPLSDDNPPEQAAEDAEVVPRVSWRRGADGPPEEPEPVPSGGAYGTDSEQHFESQDDEDPDSVDTTPIRPVTQADLAEPISFEPHVPETAAPEAFAVPETVVAEVVVPETQLPESDVPEAARPDVAADDDLADSAFPDTFYASDSRTESLVLDSAAADGANAAAEGRGGRHAAADPDIDAVEEGGQGANEYGGQTQVAAATAGANASGRPMIHLPLDHDPYQPPDGYPIKASARFGLYYTPTSALYHDTLAEIWFANEDVAQANGFVKAD